Sequence from the Burkholderia cepacia ATCC 25416 genome:
AGACCGTGACGCGCGACTACTTCGTTGCCGAGGACGACCACGGCGTCTGCTACTGGATCTACAAGGAGCGGCCGACAGCCAGCGACGAGAGCGAAGCGCGCTTCTTCCTGCACGGCCTGTTCGGCTGATCCTTCATGGACGCCGGCAGTTTCGGCGCCCTGCCCGCCTACGCGGAACTGCAGGTCGCCTCCGATTTTTCATTCCTGCACGGCGCGTCGCGCGCGGAGGAATACGTCGGCCGCGCGGCGCAGCTCGGCTACAGCGCGATCGCGATCACCGACGAATGCTCGCTGGCCGGCGTCGTGCGCGCGCACGTCGAAGCGAAGGCGGCGAACATGCCGCTGATCATCGGCTCGCACTTCCGGCTGACGGCCGCCGACGGCGCGCTGGCGATCGCGTTCACCGCACTCGCGATGAATCGCGACGGTTACGGCAACCTCTGCGAATTCATTTCGCTCGGTCGGATGCGCAGCAAGAAAGGCACGTACCGCCTAGCGCCGCTTGATCTAGAGCATCCGGAAGCGCCGTACACCCACCTCCGCAGCCTGCCCGACTGCATCGCGATCCTGTCGCCGGACTTCCCGGCAAACGAGCAGCGCCTCGACGCGCAGGTCGAATGGTTCGCACGCGTGTTCGGCGATCGCGCATGGGTCGCGCTGACGCTGCACGCACGCGCGATGGACGACATCCACCGCGGCGTGGTCGAGCGCGTCGCAGCGCGCCACGGCGTGCCGGTGGTGGCCACCAGCTGGCCGCTGATGCACGTGCGGTCGCGCAAGCCGCTGCAGGACGTGCTGACGGGAATTCGCGTCGGCCGACCGGTAACGGAGTGCGGGTACGAGCTCGCGCCGAATGCGGAGCGTCACCTGCGATCGCGCCTGCGGCTCGCCAACCTCTATCCCGCCGGCGCGCTCGAGGAAACCGTGCGTGTCGCGCGACGCTGCACGTTCTCGCTCGACGACCTGAAGTACGAGTATCCGGATGAACTGGTACCGGCCGGCACCGACCCGGCGACGTACCTGCGCGAGCAGACCTACATCGGCGCACGCCGGCGCTTCCCTGCCGGCATCCCGGTTGACGTCCAGGCGCAGATCGAGCACGAGCTGCAACTGATAGCGGAGCTGCACTATGAGCCGTACTTCCTGACCGTCTACGACATTGTGCAATTCGCACGGGGACAGGGAATCTTGTGCCAAGGGCGCGGATCGGCGGCGAATTCGGCGGTGTGCTATTGCCTTGGCGTGACCGAGGTGGACCCGTCCCGCTCCAACATGCTGTTTGAGCGTTTTGTCTCAACAAATAGGGCCGACCCCCCAGATATCGACGTGGACTTCGAACATGACCGTAGGGAAATCGTCATGCAGTACATCTACGGCAAGTACGGCCGCGATCGCGCAGCGCTGACGGCCGCCGTCACGACATACCGGCCGCGCAGCGCGTTGCGCGAAGCCGGCAAAGCACTCGGCGTGGATCCGGCGATCGTCGAACGCGTGGCGAAGCAGCATCACTGGTTCGACTCGCGCGCCGATCTGCTGCAGCGGTTTGCAGAGGCCGGTCTCGATCCCGAAGCGCCGCTGAATCAGCAGTGGGCCGCGTTTGCCGCTCAGTTGCTCGGCTATCCACGTCACCTGTCGCAGCACTCGGGCGGCTTCGTGATCAGCCGCAGCAAGCTCACCCGGCTCGTGCCGGTCGAGAACGCAGCGATGGACGATCGCTCGATCATCCAGTGGGACAAGGACGACATCGAGGCGCTCGGCATCCTGAAGATCGACGTCCTGGCGCTCGGCATGCTGTCGATGGTGCGACGCGCGCTCGACATGATCTCGGAAAAGCGCGGCGAGACTTTCGAGTTGCAGGACATCCCGGCAGAGGACAAACCGACCTACGACATGCTGTGCGACGGCGACAGCATGGGCGTGTTCCAGGTGGAATCGCGCGCGCAGATGTCGATGCTGCCGCGCCTGCGACCGCAATGCTTCTACGACCTGGTGATCGAAGTGGCGATCGTCCGGCCGGGCCCGGTTCAGGGCGGCATGGTCCATCCGTTTCTGCGCCGGCGTCAGGGGCTCGAACCGGTCACCTATCCTTCGCCCGACGTCGAGAAGGCGCTGAAGCGCACGCTCGGCGTGCCGATCTTCCAGGAGCAAGTCATGCAGGTCGCGATGCTCGCGGCCGGCTTCTCCGCCGGTGAGGCTGACCAGCTCCGGCGCGCGATGGCGGCCTGGAAACGCAAGGGCGGCTTGGAGCCGTATCACGAGCGCCTGGTCAGCGGCATGCTCGCGCGCGGCTACGATCACGAGTTCGCCGAGGCGATCTTCGCGCAGATCAAGGGTTTCGGCGACTACGGCTTCCCGGAAAGCCACGCGGCCAGCTTCGCGCTACTCGTCTACTCGAGCGCATGGTTGCGTCGCCACGAA
This genomic interval carries:
- a CDS encoding error-prone DNA polymerase codes for the protein MDAGSFGALPAYAELQVASDFSFLHGASRAEEYVGRAAQLGYSAIAITDECSLAGVVRAHVEAKAANMPLIIGSHFRLTAADGALAIAFTALAMNRDGYGNLCEFISLGRMRSKKGTYRLAPLDLEHPEAPYTHLRSLPDCIAILSPDFPANEQRLDAQVEWFARVFGDRAWVALTLHARAMDDIHRGVVERVAARHGVPVVATSWPLMHVRSRKPLQDVLTGIRVGRPVTECGYELAPNAERHLRSRLRLANLYPAGALEETVRVARRCTFSLDDLKYEYPDELVPAGTDPATYLREQTYIGARRRFPAGIPVDVQAQIEHELQLIAELHYEPYFLTVYDIVQFARGQGILCQGRGSAANSAVCYCLGVTEVDPSRSNMLFERFVSTNRADPPDIDVDFEHDRREIVMQYIYGKYGRDRAALTAAVTTYRPRSALREAGKALGVDPAIVERVAKQHHWFDSRADLLQRFAEAGLDPEAPLNQQWAAFAAQLLGYPRHLSQHSGGFVISRSKLTRLVPVENAAMDDRSIIQWDKDDIEALGILKIDVLALGMLSMVRRALDMISEKRGETFELQDIPAEDKPTYDMLCDGDSMGVFQVESRAQMSMLPRLRPQCFYDLVIEVAIVRPGPVQGGMVHPFLRRRQGLEPVTYPSPDVEKALKRTLGVPIFQEQVMQVAMLAAGFSAGEADQLRRAMAAWKRKGGLEPYHERLVSGMLARGYDHEFAEAIFAQIKGFGDYGFPESHAASFALLVYSSAWLRRHEPAVFLAALLNSQPMGFYTPSQLLQDARRRGVEVLPVDVNVSTWDSALEGPTTSAPVRLGFSLLRGMREDVAGRIELARAARPFVDVADLARRARLDRHDLQVLARANALRSLAGGNRRAALWLAAAAVPDRDLLRGTERDDAVPALPQASEGHEIVTDYRAMGFTLGRHPLALLRERLALDRLQSAEQLATLRSGQLARACGLVTVRQRPGTANGVLFMTLEDETGQVNVILWPGLLEQFRKEALGAALLAVYGVWQAEGKVRHLIASKLVDRTELLGALPTTAREFR